The Candidatus Koribacter versatilis Ellin345 genome has a segment encoding these proteins:
- a CDS encoding type II toxin-antitoxin system RelE/ParE family toxin, which yields MTTLTLRNSLRNSSAGNEVEWASPANRDLVSVHDYVRSENPKAANRILDEIVAAAELLGKHPRLGRTGRVAGTRELVISGTPFLLMYRIKGEAVQILAVLHAKRSWPTLF from the coding sequence TTGACCACGCTGACGTTAAGAAACTCGTTGCGAAACTCAAGCGCCGGAAATGAGGTAGAGTGGGCGTCCCCTGCGAACCGGGACCTTGTCTCGGTGCACGACTACGTCAGGTCCGAGAACCCTAAGGCTGCTAATCGAATTCTCGATGAGATCGTGGCCGCCGCAGAACTGCTCGGGAAGCACCCGCGACTGGGCAGGACGGGAAGAGTCGCGGGAACCCGCGAACTAGTCATCTCTGGAACACCCTTCCTTTTGATGTACCGCATCAAGGGAGAGGCTGTGCAGATACTCGCCGTTCTGCACGCGAAGAGGAGCTGGCCAACGCTCTTCTAA